Proteins from a single region of Methanofastidiosum sp.:
- a CDS encoding NAD(P)/FAD-dependent oxidoreductase — MKKKVVIIGAGPAGLFSAYKLSKSDKFDIIILDRGRDVDKRKCPLEHTGACDNCNPCNVLYGAGGSGCLSDGILNLRPDIGGDLEELTGKADKAINLVNEVDSIFLEHGAPEKLFIGETEMIENLQRKSEASGIKFIQIPQRHIGSDYTPVVINSVKKYLEKKGVKFVLMADVNKIEKVKQRYTTTYLQENTSHKVDSEYIIAAPGRAGSSFLMSQINELGIKVDHQPIDIGVRVEVSKVLMKPVIEVNRDPKFHIYSETYDDFVRTFCTNHEGYVMKEQYDGYVGVNGHSMRDIKSQNSNFAFLSRVTLTSPVEDTTSYGISIAKIATVLGGGEPLVQRFGDLKRGRRSTPERIRRSNIKPTLLSATPGDIAMALPYRIVTNLIESLERLDNVLPGVGSDSTLLYAPEIKFYGIRVKVDSSMETNLPNLFVAGDGVGLSRDIVNSAATGVLAAEGILKKESKP; from the coding sequence ATGAAGAAAAAAGTTGTTATAATCGGAGCTGGACCTGCAGGTCTTTTTTCCGCTTACAAACTTTCTAAAAGCGATAAATTTGACATTATTATCTTAGATAGAGGCAGGGACGTTGACAAGAGAAAATGTCCACTTGAGCATACAGGTGCGTGTGATAACTGCAATCCATGCAATGTATTATATGGGGCTGGTGGCTCAGGATGCCTCTCAGATGGAATACTAAATCTAAGGCCAGACATAGGTGGAGATTTAGAAGAGCTTACTGGAAAGGCAGACAAAGCAATAAATTTGGTGAACGAAGTTGATTCAATTTTTTTAGAGCACGGTGCTCCAGAAAAACTTTTCATTGGCGAAACAGAAATGATTGAGAATTTACAAAGAAAATCTGAAGCCTCAGGGATCAAATTTATACAGATACCTCAAAGACATATAGGAAGCGATTATACTCCTGTAGTGATAAACTCTGTCAAAAAATATCTCGAAAAAAAAGGAGTGAAATTTGTATTAATGGCAGATGTCAACAAAATAGAAAAAGTAAAACAAAGATACACTACTACATATCTGCAAGAAAATACTTCACATAAAGTTGATTCTGAGTATATCATTGCTGCTCCAGGCAGGGCGGGTTCTAGTTTTTTGATGTCACAAATTAATGAACTTGGTATCAAAGTAGATCATCAACCAATAGATATTGGAGTTAGGGTCGAAGTATCCAAAGTTCTAATGAAACCAGTAATAGAGGTTAATAGAGATCCAAAGTTTCATATCTATTCTGAAACATATGATGATTTTGTAAGAACTTTCTGCACAAACCATGAAGGATATGTAATGAAAGAGCAGTACGATGGATACGTTGGAGTAAATGGACATTCAATGAGAGATATAAAATCTCAGAATAGTAACTTTGCTTTTCTTTCAAGGGTTACACTGACATCACCTGTTGAAGATACAACATCATATGGTATATCGATTGCAAAAATTGCCACAGTTCTTGGTGGTGGTGAACCCCTAGTGCAGAGATTTGGAGACTTAAAGAGAGGCAGAAGATCCACACCTGAACGAATTAGAAGAAGCAACATAAAGCCTACACTTCTATCGGCTACTCCAGGGGACATAGCCATGGCATTACCCTATAGAATAGTCACAAATTTAATTGAATCACTTGAAAGACTGGATAATGTACTTCCGGGAGTGGGAAGTGATTCAACACTTCTTTATGCTCCTGAAATTAAATTCTATGGAATAAGGGTAAAAGTGGATTCATCAATGGAAACTAATTTACCAAATCTTTTTGTTGCTGGTGATGGAGTTGGACTTTCACGAGATATAGTAAATTCTGCAGCCACTGGGGTTCTTGCGGCGGAAGGAATACTAAAGAAGGAGAGCAAACCTTGA
- a CDS encoding HAD-IIA family hydrolase has product MKAIQYIFMDIDGVLYRGEHTINGAREFIDYLIEEGIKFICVTNNSAKTPADYSKRLKDMGINIGENQIINSGVATVEFLKDTFLKEKENLSAYVVGGEGLVSLIENSGIRLEEINPDLVVVGWDINFTYEKMKKAFLAIQKGAIYIGTNPDMTYPSHEGILPGCGAILSSITSASGVEPIIIGKPKTLIMEMAAKRISSKKEQSLMIGDRIDTDILAGRNFGIRTALVLSGVVDKSEVSKSRIKPDYVFEDMMDLYLNLKKSRKVQK; this is encoded by the coding sequence TTGAAAGCCATCCAATATATATTCATGGATATAGATGGAGTTCTTTATAGGGGAGAACACACTATTAATGGGGCTAGAGAATTTATTGATTATTTGATTGAAGAAGGAATAAAATTTATTTGTGTAACTAACAATTCTGCCAAAACACCTGCTGACTATTCAAAAAGATTGAAAGACATGGGCATAAATATAGGAGAAAATCAAATAATAAATTCTGGTGTTGCTACTGTCGAATTTTTGAAAGATACATTCCTAAAAGAAAAAGAAAACTTAAGTGCATATGTGGTTGGTGGCGAAGGTTTGGTATCGCTCATAGAAAATTCTGGGATAAGACTAGAAGAGATTAATCCTGATCTAGTAGTTGTAGGGTGGGATATCAATTTCACATATGAGAAGATGAAGAAGGCATTCCTTGCAATCCAAAAGGGTGCAATATATATAGGAACGAATCCAGATATGACTTATCCCTCGCATGAGGGTATACTCCCTGGGTGTGGTGCAATTTTATCATCAATAACATCTGCCAGTGGCGTTGAACCAATAATAATAGGGAAGCCCAAAACTTTAATTATGGAAATGGCAGCCAAAAGAATTTCATCAAAAAAGGAACAAAGCTTGATGATTGGGGATAGGATTGATACAGATATTTTGGCTGGAAGAAACTTTGGCATTAGAACTGCACTTGTCTTAAGCGGTGTTGTTGATAAATCAGAAGTATCAAAATCCCGTATTAAGCCAGATTATGTCTTTGAAGATATGATGGATTTATATCTTAATTTAAAAAAATCTAGAAAGGTGCAAAAATGA
- a CDS encoding flavin reductase family protein, whose translation MKIRIDNLNGLRLLNPGPLVLITSKYQGKSNIVTAAWTSPVSHSPPLVSISLSTKKLSHILIGNSIEFTINIPSIGLLDKVLQCGSESGRNIDKFKAFKLKEVKGKKVSCPSIKECFAFIECKVVDSILCGDHYLFIGEIVHCEIEKDLYKDCVDIEKVKFINHLGGPYFTYPEKIVEKKRE comes from the coding sequence ATGAAAATTAGAATTGATAATCTAAACGGGCTCCGGTTATTAAATCCCGGACCACTAGTTTTAATCACTTCAAAATACCAAGGCAAGTCCAATATTGTTACTGCTGCCTGGACTAGCCCAGTTTCCCATTCTCCTCCGCTTGTTTCAATCTCACTTTCAACAAAGAAACTTTCACATATCTTAATTGGAAATTCTATAGAATTTACGATAAATATTCCTTCAATTGGACTTTTAGATAAAGTTCTACAATGCGGATCTGAAAGTGGGAGGAATATTGATAAGTTTAAAGCATTTAAGCTAAAAGAAGTTAAAGGAAAAAAGGTATCTTGTCCTTCAATTAAAGAATGCTTTGCTTTTATTGAGTGCAAGGTCGTCGATTCAATCTTGTGCGGTGATCACTACCTCTTTATTGGTGAGATAGTCCATTGTGAAATCGAAAAGGACTTGTACAAAGATTGTGTTGATATCGAAAAGGTAAAATTCATTAATCATCTTGGGGGGCCATATTTTACCTATCCTGAAAAAATAGTTGAAAAGAAAAGAGAGTAG
- a CDS encoding adenosine-specific kinase has product MMEINVIDIKKDEGVEFVVGQGNFSIYTVDDLARTLLTCVASIKVGVAMNEATPKLTRVAGNDEHLKELAANAALKIGAGHIFVIMMRGAFPINVLNNIKNYPSVCTVYGASENPFQVIVAKTNLGSSVIGVVDGSSAEKIEDKNEKKERRDFLEKIGYKIE; this is encoded by the coding sequence ATTATGGAAATAAATGTTATTGACATAAAGAAGGACGAAGGTGTTGAGTTTGTAGTTGGTCAAGGGAACTTTTCTATATATACTGTTGATGATCTTGCAAGAACCCTTCTGACCTGTGTTGCAAGTATTAAGGTTGGCGTTGCAATGAATGAAGCCACGCCTAAACTCACAAGAGTTGCAGGAAACGATGAACACCTGAAGGAACTTGCTGCCAATGCTGCTTTGAAGATAGGAGCGGGACATATATTCGTTATAATGATGAGGGGCGCTTTTCCTATTAATGTATTAAATAACATAAAAAATTACCCTTCCGTATGTACTGTGTATGGAGCCAGTGAAAATCCTTTCCAAGTTATTGTGGCTAAAACTAATCTCGGTAGTTCCGTTATAGGTGTTGTTGATGGAAGTTCTGCCGAGAAGATTGAAGACAAAAACGAAAAGAAAGAAAGAAGAGATTTTTTGGAAAAAATAGGATACAAGATAGAATGA
- a CDS encoding ACT domain-containing protein: protein MQDKKSIAEIVREYIGAHPSIMDCLKYGIINYSALSRMIMEEYKIDNMVAVLIASRRYAEELQKEKNFLEKKIKLILKKSRINIKTKVATVTLKPGWHVFMKLEPVLKKTLSEGYLINIIQGSQGITLILLEDYLEDVTNLIGKENVLRVSKNLVEISVKSPEDIGNTPGVVSYLSSNLSSVGINVIETMSCFMDTIFVVDEKDMVLAFEALNRCID, encoded by the coding sequence GTGCAAGACAAAAAAAGCATTGCGGAAATAGTTAGAGAATATATAGGTGCACATCCCTCTATAATGGACTGTCTTAAGTATGGAATCATAAATTATTCTGCCCTTTCACGGATGATAATGGAAGAATACAAAATAGACAATATGGTTGCGGTCCTTATAGCATCAAGAAGATATGCTGAAGAGTTACAAAAAGAAAAAAATTTTCTTGAGAAAAAAATTAAACTAATTCTTAAGAAGAGTAGGATCAACATAAAGACAAAAGTTGCTACTGTTACTTTAAAACCTGGGTGGCATGTTTTCATGAAACTTGAACCAGTGCTAAAGAAGACTCTTTCGGAGGGCTATCTAATCAATATTATCCAAGGCTCCCAAGGTATAACCTTAATCTTACTTGAAGACTATCTTGAGGATGTTACAAATCTTATAGGTAAAGAGAATGTATTGAGAGTATCTAAAAATCTAGTTGAAATATCGGTAAAGAGTCCAGAGGATATTGGGAATACCCCTGGGGTGGTATCCTATCTGTCTTCAAATCTTTCCTCTGTTGGAATAAATGTTATTGAAACTATGAGCTGTTTTATGGATACTATTTTTGTCGTAGATGAGAAGGATATGGTACTTGCATTCGAAGCTCTCAATAGATGTATAGATTAA